From a region of the Spelaeicoccus albus genome:
- the gatA gene encoding Asp-tRNA(Asn)/Glu-tRNA(Gln) amidotransferase subunit GatA — translation MSDVTRLSAAELAEQLGRGDVTSVEVTQAHLDRIAAVDPAIHAFLHVSSDEALATAADVDARRAAGEPLHALAGVPIAVKDVVVTKDIPTTAGSKILDGWIPPYDATLVTRLRQAGLPILGKTNMDEFAMGSSTEHSAYGPTRNPWDETRIPGGSGGGSAAAVAAFEAPLAIGTDTGGSIRQPAAVTGSVGVKPTYGGVSRYGLIAMASSLDQAGPVTRSVLDSALLHELIGGHDPRDSTSIPESLPELVAAARGGDVAGMRLGVVSQLSGDGYEPGVKARFDDALALLADAGAEIVEVSCPSFDYALDAYYLIMPSEASSNLARFDGMRFGARTLPDEGPVTAERVMAATRGAGFGPEVKRRIMLGTYALSAGYYDAYYGSAQKVRTLIQRDFAAAFDKVDVLVSPTSPTTAFELGAKLDDPMAMYLNDVATIPANLAGVPGISLPSGLSSDGLPAGFQILGPAKADDRLYRVGSVLERLLEQQWGGPLLAQAPTLEVA, via the coding sequence GTGAGCGACGTGACCCGCTTGAGCGCCGCCGAACTGGCGGAGCAACTGGGCCGCGGCGACGTCACGAGCGTCGAAGTCACCCAGGCCCACCTTGACCGCATTGCCGCCGTCGACCCGGCCATCCACGCGTTCTTGCACGTGTCGTCCGATGAGGCGCTTGCCACGGCCGCCGACGTCGATGCCCGTCGCGCCGCCGGCGAACCGCTTCATGCGCTCGCGGGCGTGCCGATCGCAGTGAAGGACGTCGTCGTCACCAAAGACATCCCAACGACCGCCGGGTCGAAAATCCTTGACGGTTGGATACCGCCGTACGACGCCACCCTGGTGACCCGGCTGCGGCAGGCCGGCCTGCCGATCCTCGGCAAAACCAACATGGACGAATTCGCCATGGGCTCGTCCACCGAGCATTCGGCATACGGCCCCACCCGCAACCCGTGGGATGAGACCCGGATCCCGGGCGGCTCCGGCGGGGGTTCCGCCGCTGCCGTCGCCGCGTTCGAGGCCCCGCTGGCCATCGGAACCGACACGGGCGGCTCGATCCGCCAGCCGGCAGCCGTCACCGGGTCGGTCGGTGTGAAACCCACCTACGGCGGCGTGTCCCGCTACGGTCTCATCGCGATGGCCTCCAGCCTGGATCAGGCCGGCCCCGTCACGCGGTCCGTGCTGGACTCGGCGCTGTTGCACGAACTGATCGGCGGACACGACCCGCGCGACTCGACGTCGATCCCGGAGTCGCTCCCGGAGCTCGTTGCCGCCGCACGGGGCGGGGACGTCGCGGGGATGCGCCTCGGCGTGGTCAGCCAATTGTCCGGTGACGGGTACGAGCCCGGCGTCAAGGCACGATTCGACGATGCGCTGGCGCTGCTTGCCGATGCCGGCGCCGAAATCGTCGAAGTGTCCTGCCCCTCGTTCGACTACGCGCTCGACGCTTATTACCTGATCATGCCGTCGGAGGCTTCGAGCAACCTGGCCCGCTTCGACGGGATGCGGTTTGGCGCTCGAACGCTGCCGGACGAAGGGCCTGTCACTGCCGAGCGCGTCATGGCGGCGACCCGCGGCGCCGGCTTCGGCCCCGAGGTCAAACGCCGCATCATGCTGGGGACGTACGCGCTGTCGGCCGGCTATTACGACGCCTACTACGGCAGTGCCCAAAAAGTGCGCACCTTGATCCAGCGCGACTTCGCCGCCGCGTTCGACAAGGTCGACGTGCTCGTGTCGCCGACCTCGCCGACCACGGCGTTCGAGCTGGGCGCCAAACTGGACGATCCGATGGCGATGTACTTGAACGACGTCGCGACTATTCCGGCCAATCTGGCAGGGGTCCCGGGCATTTCATTGCCCAGCGGCCTGTCGAGCGACGGCCTTCCTGCCGGATTCCAGATCCTGGGTCCGGCAAAGGCCGACGATCGACTGTACCGGGTAGGCAGCGTGCTGGAAAGACTTTTGGAACAACAGTGGGGCGGGCCGCTACTGGCTCAGGCGCCCACCCTGGAGGTGGCGTGA
- a CDS encoding cation:proton antiporter: MSELIIAVAGLLAVAAAAALAPRLRIAAPLILVLAGIGVSFLPFTPTISFDPEWVLAGILPPLLYSASVSMPTMNFRREFTAISGLAVVLVVGSSVLIGLMFSWLIPGVGLWWGIALGAIVSPTDAVATSIVKRLGVSRRIVSVLEGESLLNDATALVLLRTAIIGTAASVSLWSVLGRFAYAVLLAVAVGMVVGHLNLWVRSKITDSTVNTVVSFTVPFIASIPVELLGGSGLVAAVVAGLVTGHGAAARLSPQHRLSDNQNWHTIELVLEGAIFLIMGLELSGIVADVRSEGIGPAFAAAAIALLLTVVIRTVYVTMLLFAGSRRTRRQERSKPRLDRMVERVQFADRARTPDRADHAGPTAKRIARFMTRLRRMQNDVDFFLSAPLGWREGSILVWAGMRGAVTLAAAQTLPADAPNRSLMILIAFTVAAASLVIQGGTLSASVAWIKPAMASDHANVGERARMLQMLGDVDRRVRGAAGRNDAAGRNDAGGTRDEARSGSGTDAWAAKRLDLAVIAAQRSALLDARDDGVFGAESLDAALTNLDADQISLELKGSPPDP, encoded by the coding sequence GTGAGCGAGCTGATCATTGCAGTGGCGGGTCTGCTGGCGGTTGCGGCCGCAGCCGCGCTGGCGCCGCGGTTGCGCATTGCCGCGCCGTTGATTCTGGTGCTGGCGGGAATCGGCGTGAGCTTCCTGCCGTTCACTCCGACAATCAGTTTCGACCCGGAGTGGGTGTTGGCCGGAATCCTGCCGCCCTTGCTCTATTCGGCTTCGGTGTCGATGCCGACCATGAACTTTCGCCGCGAATTCACCGCGATCAGCGGTCTCGCCGTCGTGCTGGTGGTCGGGTCGTCCGTTCTGATCGGCCTGATGTTCAGCTGGCTGATCCCGGGCGTCGGACTTTGGTGGGGAATCGCGCTGGGGGCGATCGTCAGCCCGACCGACGCGGTCGCCACGTCGATAGTGAAACGACTCGGCGTGTCGAGGCGCATCGTGTCGGTCTTGGAAGGCGAAAGTCTGCTCAATGACGCGACAGCTCTCGTCCTGCTCAGGACGGCGATCATCGGCACTGCCGCGTCGGTCTCGCTGTGGAGCGTGCTGGGCAGATTCGCTTACGCCGTCCTGCTCGCCGTGGCAGTCGGTATGGTCGTCGGCCACCTCAATCTGTGGGTACGGTCGAAGATCACGGACTCGACGGTGAACACGGTCGTCTCGTTCACCGTGCCGTTCATCGCGTCGATCCCCGTCGAGTTGCTGGGCGGGTCGGGCCTGGTGGCCGCGGTCGTGGCCGGCCTGGTCACCGGCCACGGCGCCGCCGCCCGGCTCTCGCCGCAGCACCGATTGTCCGACAACCAAAATTGGCACACCATCGAATTGGTCCTCGAGGGCGCCATCTTCTTGATCATGGGTCTCGAGCTCTCCGGCATCGTGGCGGATGTGCGCAGCGAAGGAATCGGACCGGCCTTCGCCGCGGCGGCAATCGCGTTGCTGCTCACTGTGGTGATCCGCACGGTTTACGTCACAATGCTTCTCTTCGCAGGGAGCAGGAGGACCCGTCGACAAGAGCGCAGCAAGCCGCGTTTGGACCGTATGGTGGAGCGGGTCCAGTTCGCCGACCGGGCGCGCACGCCCGACCGAGCGGATCACGCCGGCCCGACCGCCAAGCGCATCGCCCGGTTCATGACGCGACTGCGACGGATGCAAAACGACGTCGACTTCTTTTTGTCGGCGCCGTTGGGCTGGCGCGAGGGGTCGATCCTCGTGTGGGCCGGGATGCGCGGCGCCGTCACGCTTGCCGCAGCGCAAACGTTGCCGGCTGACGCCCCGAACCGATCGCTGATGATCCTGATCGCTTTCACGGTCGCTGCGGCGTCCCTGGTCATCCAGGGCGGTACGCTGTCGGCGAGTGTCGCATGGATCAAGCCCGCGATGGCAAGCGACCATGCGAATGTCGGTGAGCGCGCGCGGATGCTCCAGATGCTCGGCGACGTCGATCGGCGCGTGCGCGGCGCCGCCGGGCGCAATGACGCAGCCGGGCGCAATGACGCCGGAGGAACTCGGGACGAGGCACGGAGCGGGAGCGGCACCGACGCCTGGGCTGCAAAAAGACTCGATCTCGCGGTGATCGCCGCGCAACGGTCCGCGTTGCTGGATGCCCGCGACGACGGCGTGTTCGGTGCCGAGTCGCTCGATGCCGCACTGACCAACTTGGACGCCGATCAGATCAGCCTCGAGTTGAAGGGGTCGCCGCCCGATCCGTGA
- a CDS encoding DUF2249 domain-containing protein, protein MSSVVIASNEQDAGVGPRLVERHAELAGGLSVRIDAVIRAAEAGDAADLAGLAEYVRLIGAHLDSAESSTIAVASTLPDVAPVAATMTENLAAARTSIAELTAATSAVRAAAAGGNLLSTFSTHVSLADEYLMPALASAPTVSLADVVGSAPELLGEGADQAANEAAGTEPDGHVCACGVVDGPELPELDARSIPHAIRHSTIFGALDAVKPGDGMILVAPHDPLPLLDQLEARAPGQFAIDYIERGPEAWRLQFVRIHD, encoded by the coding sequence ATGAGCAGCGTCGTCATCGCCTCCAACGAACAAGATGCCGGCGTCGGTCCGCGACTGGTCGAGCGCCATGCCGAACTTGCCGGAGGACTCAGCGTGCGTATCGACGCCGTGATCCGGGCCGCCGAAGCCGGCGACGCCGCAGATTTGGCGGGCTTGGCCGAATACGTCCGATTGATCGGCGCGCACTTGGACAGCGCCGAGTCCAGCACTATCGCCGTGGCATCGACACTTCCGGACGTCGCCCCGGTGGCCGCCACAATGACCGAGAACCTGGCTGCGGCCCGCACGAGCATTGCGGAACTGACCGCGGCCACGAGCGCCGTTCGTGCTGCAGCAGCCGGCGGCAACTTGCTCTCCACCTTCTCCACGCACGTGTCGCTCGCCGATGAATACCTCATGCCCGCGCTCGCGTCGGCGCCCACGGTGTCGCTGGCGGACGTTGTGGGCAGCGCTCCCGAGCTTCTGGGCGAGGGGGCCGATCAGGCTGCGAACGAGGCCGCCGGGACGGAACCGGACGGGCACGTGTGCGCATGCGGCGTCGTCGACGGGCCCGAACTGCCCGAGCTCGACGCGCGCAGTATTCCGCACGCCATCCGGCATTCCACGATCTTCGGTGCGCTGGACGCCGTGAAGCCGGGCGACGGGATGATTCTGGTGGCACCGCACGACCCGCTGCCGCTGCTCGACCAGCTCGAAGCGCGCGCTCCCGGTCAATTCGCCATCGACTACATCGAACGCGGCCCCGAGGCATGGCGGCTGCAATTCGTGCGCATTCACGACTGA
- the efeO gene encoding iron uptake system protein EfeO, which produces MRRSSRPMRATMTIAAIAALTGLTACSSSPTDAGDKTDTAQKTTSKIGITLKSGGSGDTCDIDSTTAHAGPVTFTVTNKNSTAITEVELQSDQRILGEKENLAPGLKPVSFTVTLDGGKYQIYCPNAEKQMQTLTVTGKAAKPTGSTHALLKQGTKGYAKYVSAQVASMKDAAATLEKKIDEGDLAGAKAEYAKARPFYEHIESDVDGFVLPGFKATDNKGNLDYLIDMRASNLDKSAGWHGFHAIERDLYKRGAITDQTKRYAAELTKNATTLVGVAKKLQYKPEDLANGAAALLEEVQSSKIKGEEERYSHLDLVDFAANVEGAQEAFAELKPGLKKIDAGLTKRIAAQFDTVNSMLDAYRDSDATGGYKSYTPALRHKNANKLSQTVQALQDPLSHLAEKVASA; this is translated from the coding sequence ATGCGACGTAGCAGCCGGCCGATGCGCGCCACGATGACGATAGCGGCAATTGCCGCGCTGACGGGCTTGACCGCCTGCTCCTCCTCGCCGACCGATGCGGGCGACAAGACCGATACCGCCCAAAAGACGACCTCGAAGATCGGCATCACGTTGAAGTCCGGCGGCTCGGGCGACACCTGCGACATCGATTCGACCACCGCACACGCCGGGCCGGTCACGTTCACAGTCACGAACAAGAACTCGACGGCCATCACCGAAGTCGAGCTGCAAAGCGATCAGCGCATTCTCGGCGAGAAGGAAAACCTCGCGCCCGGGTTGAAACCCGTCAGCTTCACCGTGACGCTCGACGGCGGTAAATACCAGATCTATTGCCCGAACGCCGAAAAGCAAATGCAGACCCTCACCGTCACGGGCAAGGCAGCCAAACCCACCGGGTCCACGCACGCGTTGCTCAAGCAGGGCACCAAGGGATACGCGAAATACGTCTCGGCGCAGGTCGCGTCCATGAAGGATGCCGCCGCCACACTGGAAAAGAAGATCGACGAGGGCGACTTGGCCGGGGCGAAGGCCGAATACGCGAAGGCGCGCCCGTTTTACGAGCACATTGAATCGGACGTCGACGGATTCGTGCTGCCCGGATTCAAGGCCACCGACAACAAGGGCAACCTCGACTATCTCATCGATATGCGGGCGTCGAACCTGGACAAGAGCGCAGGCTGGCACGGGTTCCACGCCATCGAGCGCGATCTGTACAAGCGAGGTGCCATTACCGACCAGACCAAACGCTATGCGGCCGAGCTGACCAAAAACGCCACGACGCTCGTCGGCGTGGCGAAAAAGCTGCAGTACAAACCCGAAGACCTGGCCAATGGTGCGGCGGCCCTGCTCGAAGAAGTGCAGTCGTCGAAGATCAAGGGTGAAGAGGAACGGTACAGCCATCTCGATCTCGTCGACTTCGCCGCTAACGTCGAAGGCGCCCAAGAAGCGTTCGCCGAGCTCAAACCGGGCTTGAAGAAGATCGACGCCGGGTTGACCAAGCGAATTGCCGCGCAGTTCGACACGGTGAACTCCATGCTCGACGCGTACCGCGATTCCGATGCGACCGGCGGCTACAAGTCCTACACGCCGGCGCTGCGCCACAAGAATGCCAACAAGCTCAGCCAGACGGTGCAAGCGCTGCAGGACCCGTTGTCGCACCTTGCCGAAAAGGTCGCATCGGCGTAA
- the gatB gene encoding Asp-tRNA(Asn)/Glu-tRNA(Gln) amidotransferase subunit GatB, with protein MTDLVDYDEAIAEFDPVLGIEVHVELGTATKMFDGAPNSFAAEPNSQVTPVSLGLPGALPAVNRRAVEYAIKIGLALNCEIAEYCRFARKNYFYPDNPKNFQTSQYDEPIAYEGHLDVELDDGEVFRVKIERAHMEEDAGKNTHVGGSGRIQGADHSLVDYNRAGVPLVEIVTHPIEGAGSRAPEVARAYVRTLRDIFRTLGVSEARMEQGNVRADVNLSLRADPGAPLGTRTETKNVNSFRSIERAVRYEVSRQAGVLRAGGAVTQETRHFHEDTASTSSGRPKSDADDYRYFPEPDLVPVAPSREWVEELRAALPEPASDRRKRLQAEWGYSDLEMRDVVNADLLEPIEQTVAAGCAPAAARKWWSGELARTAKAKDVEVTELGVGPAHIAELAGLVDAGKLNDALARQVLEGVIAGEGAPSEVMAGRGLEMVSDDGALTAAVDKAMADQPDVVAKIQGGKVQAVGALIGPIMKEMRGKADASKIRELILERAGQ; from the coding sequence ATGACTGACCTCGTCGATTACGACGAGGCCATCGCCGAATTCGACCCGGTCCTGGGCATCGAGGTGCACGTCGAGCTCGGCACCGCGACGAAGATGTTCGACGGCGCACCGAACAGTTTCGCGGCCGAACCGAACAGCCAGGTGACGCCCGTGTCCCTCGGCCTGCCCGGCGCGCTGCCGGCCGTCAACCGGCGCGCCGTCGAATACGCAATCAAAATCGGCCTGGCTCTGAACTGCGAGATCGCCGAGTATTGCCGGTTCGCGCGGAAGAACTACTTTTACCCGGATAACCCGAAGAACTTTCAAACCTCGCAGTACGATGAACCGATCGCGTACGAGGGCCACCTTGATGTGGAACTGGACGACGGCGAAGTGTTCCGGGTCAAGATCGAACGCGCGCATATGGAAGAGGACGCCGGCAAGAACACGCACGTGGGCGGGTCCGGCCGCATCCAAGGCGCCGACCACTCGCTCGTCGACTACAACCGGGCAGGCGTGCCGCTCGTGGAGATCGTCACCCATCCGATCGAAGGCGCCGGCTCCCGCGCCCCCGAAGTCGCCCGCGCCTATGTGCGCACGCTTCGCGACATCTTTCGCACGCTGGGCGTCTCCGAAGCACGAATGGAACAAGGCAATGTGCGCGCCGACGTGAATTTGTCGCTCCGTGCCGACCCGGGGGCGCCGCTCGGCACGCGCACCGAGACCAAGAACGTCAACTCGTTCCGGTCGATCGAGCGTGCGGTGCGCTACGAAGTCTCCCGCCAGGCCGGCGTCCTGCGCGCAGGCGGCGCCGTCACGCAAGAGACCCGGCATTTCCACGAGGACACGGCTTCCACGTCGTCCGGGCGCCCGAAATCGGACGCCGACGACTATCGGTACTTTCCCGAACCGGACCTGGTACCGGTCGCACCGAGCCGTGAATGGGTCGAAGAGCTGCGCGCTGCGCTGCCCGAGCCGGCCAGTGATCGCCGCAAACGGCTGCAGGCCGAATGGGGGTACAGCGATCTGGAGATGCGCGACGTCGTGAACGCCGACCTGCTCGAACCGATCGAGCAGACCGTCGCAGCCGGCTGTGCGCCCGCCGCCGCCCGCAAGTGGTGGTCCGGCGAACTTGCCCGGACGGCGAAGGCCAAGGACGTCGAAGTCACCGAGCTCGGGGTCGGTCCGGCGCACATCGCCGAACTAGCCGGCCTCGTCGACGCCGGTAAGCTCAATGACGCGCTGGCCCGGCAAGTCCTCGAAGGCGTCATCGCGGGGGAGGGCGCTCCGAGCGAGGTCATGGCCGGCCGCGGGCTGGAAATGGTGTCGGACGACGGCGCCCTCACGGCGGCCGTCGACAAGGCGATGGCCGATCAGCCCGACGTCGTTGCCAAGATTCAAGGCGGCAAGGTGCAAGCCGTGGGCGCCCTCATCGGCCCGATCATGAAAGAAATGCGCGGTAAGGCCGATGCATCGAAGATCCGTGAACTGATCTTGGAAAGAGCAGGGCAGTAG
- a CDS encoding alcohol dehydrogenase catalytic domain-containing protein, with protein MRAVVVEKFGTRPTVQVVRDPVASPDGVVVRVEATGLCRSDHHAWAGHDDTVTLPHVPGHELVGTIESAGKDVKHFTVGDRVTTPFVCGCGTCRECAAGDSHVCPYQTQPGFTDPGSFAELVALRHADVNLVRVPDHLDAGAAAGLGCRFATAYRGLIHRAALTTGETVVVVGCGGVGLSAVMIAAAIGADVVAVDIASAALDLAAGFGAARTVNTAGLSDAAAGAAIAAAAPGGADVSVEALGREQTTAAAIRSLRPRGRHVQIGLFAEPPHIPMAHVIAGELSVFGSHGMPAHDYPELMALVESGRLRPGDLVTETITLDDVPDALASMDSRHGHGVTMIRP; from the coding sequence ATGCGAGCCGTAGTCGTCGAAAAGTTCGGAACCCGGCCAACCGTGCAGGTCGTCCGAGATCCGGTGGCGAGTCCGGACGGCGTCGTCGTGCGTGTCGAGGCAACCGGCCTCTGCCGCAGCGATCACCACGCGTGGGCCGGCCACGACGACACCGTGACGCTTCCGCATGTGCCCGGGCACGAACTCGTTGGCACGATCGAGAGCGCGGGCAAAGACGTCAAACATTTCACGGTCGGCGACCGGGTCACGACGCCCTTCGTGTGCGGCTGCGGGACATGTCGCGAGTGCGCCGCCGGCGATTCGCACGTGTGCCCCTACCAAACGCAGCCCGGCTTCACCGACCCCGGATCATTCGCCGAACTCGTCGCCCTGCGTCACGCCGACGTGAATCTGGTGCGAGTGCCGGACCACCTGGACGCCGGCGCGGCGGCCGGATTGGGGTGCCGGTTCGCGACCGCGTACCGCGGTCTCATCCACCGTGCCGCGCTCACCACCGGAGAAACTGTCGTGGTCGTGGGGTGCGGTGGGGTCGGTCTGAGCGCCGTCATGATCGCGGCAGCCATCGGTGCCGATGTGGTCGCCGTCGACATCGCCTCGGCGGCCTTGGACCTGGCCGCCGGGTTTGGTGCGGCCCGCACCGTGAACACGGCGGGGCTGTCCGATGCGGCGGCGGGCGCCGCTATCGCTGCCGCGGCGCCCGGCGGCGCCGACGTCTCGGTGGAGGCGCTCGGCCGAGAACAGACAACCGCCGCGGCGATCCGGTCGCTTCGGCCCCGGGGCCGACACGTTCAAATCGGTCTTTTCGCCGAGCCGCCGCACATACCGATGGCGCACGTGATCGCCGGAGAACTGTCCGTTTTCGGTTCACACGGCATGCCTGCGCACGACTACCCGGAGCTGATGGCGCTCGTCGAGTCGGGTCGGCTGCGTCCCGGGGATCTCGTGACCGAGACGATCACGCTGGACGACGTGCCCGACGCCTTGGCTTCCATGGATTCCCGGCACGGACACGGCGTCACGATGATCCGGCCGTAA
- the efeU gene encoding iron uptake transporter permease EfeU — MLATLVIGLREGLEAALIVGIIAAFLKRNGKALKAMWIGVTLAVVLSILVGVALTVVERALPQTEQEAMETIIGGVAVVFVTGMIVWMRTHARYMKRELEHSATEALGQGTSLALAAMAFLAVLKEGFETSVFLLATFQASTSVVAAVIGAVVGILISIGIGIGLYTGGVKLNLGKFFTATGVFLVFVAAGLVISALRTAHEAGWIVFGQQPTVDLAWLAPGGSIRAALITGVLGIPADPRTVEAVGWFLYIIPMLLITLLPRALRPKPAHQPRAHGIVAAGLGVGAIALFVAMPDAPRAAIPASVPLGSSGSVSATGESPAPVITVRRAGESTTVRFAAGDGAPSTHAGADTRWRTTVPVPQGPRRLTLDRLVKLNDGSIPVGLSPRRNPGPYEANWKRTATVTAWTKDGALVDAKRTSRTIVTLTGGGLSGARVVTVDPTGDWSAAPDAVAANADAVGAADAAARDRALWTFWLPGVLAIGAIATALRGLVIRRKLTKQDDERAPETAGVPTTNLNDTSRRMTNAT, encoded by the coding sequence GTGCTCGCGACACTGGTGATCGGTCTTCGTGAAGGCCTCGAAGCTGCGTTGATCGTCGGCATCATTGCTGCCTTCTTGAAGCGCAACGGTAAAGCGCTGAAGGCCATGTGGATCGGCGTCACGCTGGCCGTCGTCCTGAGTATCCTGGTCGGTGTCGCCCTCACCGTCGTCGAACGGGCGCTCCCGCAGACCGAACAAGAAGCCATGGAGACGATCATTGGCGGCGTGGCAGTCGTCTTCGTCACCGGAATGATCGTGTGGATGCGCACGCATGCCCGCTATATGAAGCGCGAGCTGGAACATTCCGCCACCGAAGCGCTCGGCCAGGGCACGTCGCTGGCTCTTGCCGCAATGGCATTTTTGGCAGTGCTCAAAGAAGGATTCGAAACTTCCGTCTTCCTGTTGGCGACGTTCCAAGCGTCCACGAGTGTGGTGGCGGCGGTGATCGGCGCGGTCGTCGGCATCCTGATCTCCATCGGCATCGGAATCGGCCTGTACACCGGCGGCGTCAAGCTGAACCTCGGTAAATTCTTCACGGCAACCGGAGTGTTCTTGGTCTTCGTCGCTGCCGGCCTGGTGATCAGCGCGTTGCGTACCGCCCACGAAGCGGGCTGGATAGTCTTCGGGCAACAGCCGACCGTCGACCTCGCCTGGTTGGCTCCCGGCGGCTCGATCCGGGCGGCGCTGATCACCGGCGTTCTCGGCATCCCGGCCGACCCGCGCACCGTCGAAGCCGTCGGCTGGTTCCTCTACATCATTCCGATGCTGCTGATCACGTTGCTTCCCCGAGCGCTCCGCCCCAAGCCCGCGCATCAGCCGCGCGCGCATGGAATCGTGGCAGCAGGCCTGGGAGTCGGCGCCATCGCGCTGTTCGTCGCCATGCCGGACGCGCCACGGGCTGCGATCCCGGCGTCGGTGCCGTTGGGGTCGTCCGGCTCGGTCAGCGCGACCGGTGAATCACCGGCTCCCGTCATCACTGTCCGCCGCGCCGGCGAATCGACGACCGTGCGTTTTGCCGCCGGGGACGGCGCTCCCAGCACGCACGCCGGCGCCGACACCCGTTGGCGCACCACGGTACCGGTGCCGCAAGGCCCTCGGCGGCTGACGCTCGACCGCTTGGTCAAGTTGAACGACGGATCCATTCCCGTCGGCCTCAGCCCCCGGCGCAACCCCGGGCCGTACGAGGCGAACTGGAAGCGCACGGCGACTGTGACGGCGTGGACGAAGGACGGGGCGTTGGTGGACGCCAAGCGGACATCCCGGACGATAGTCACACTGACCGGAGGCGGCCTGTCCGGCGCCCGAGTGGTGACCGTCGACCCGACCGGCGACTGGAGCGCCGCCCCGGACGCCGTTGCCGCGAATGCCGACGCCGTCGGTGCGGCTGACGCGGCCGCGCGCGATAGGGCGCTGTGGACGTTCTGGCTTCCCGGCGTACTGGCGATCGGAGCGATTGCCACGGCACTGCGCGGGCTCGTCATTCGGCGGAAGCTGACCAAGCAGGACGACGAGCGCGCGCCGGAGACCGCCGGCGTACCGACAACGAACCTGAACGACACCTCTAGGAGAATGACCAATGCGACGTAG
- the gatC gene encoding Asp-tRNA(Asn)/Glu-tRNA(Gln) amidotransferase subunit GatC, whose protein sequence is MSAITRAEVDHLAALARIAMSDDELDQLAGELDVIVGSVAKVSEVATDEIPATSHPLPMTNVFREDVVETPLTASEALSGAPAAEDGKFLVPQILGDEQ, encoded by the coding sequence ATGTCTGCCATCACCCGGGCCGAGGTCGACCACCTGGCGGCGCTGGCGCGAATAGCCATGTCCGACGACGAGCTCGATCAGCTCGCCGGCGAACTCGACGTGATAGTCGGTTCGGTCGCCAAGGTCTCCGAGGTCGCCACCGACGAAATTCCCGCCACATCGCATCCGCTGCCGATGACGAACGTTTTCCGTGAGGACGTCGTCGAGACGCCGCTGACGGCGTCCGAAGCCTTGTCCGGTGCGCCGGCAGCCGAAGACGGAAAGTTCTTGGTACCGCAGATCTTGGGAGATGAGCAGTGA